TGCCTTTGCTCTTCGCCAGATTTTCACCAATCTCAACAAACTGTTCTGGCTGCACAATCGCGTTCAGGCGCGCGTGTTTTGTCCAGTGGCGGAACAATTCGGTAATTGAGTATGTTGTCGCCACATAAGGGAAGTCCTTCGCGGTTCCCATCGTTTTGGCATCGCGATCAAACAGACGCGCCGCAGGGCTGGAAACCACTGATGGGTGCAGTGGATTGGTACCGATAGGGGACTCGATCGGTTCGTAGTGTTCAGGGAACGGCCCGTCGACTAGTTTGTCCATGGAGAACAGACGTGCCAGACCTTCCGGCAGCATAATGAACGGTCCGGTGTCTTTACCCGGTGGTACGGTAGCGGCGAAATCAGGCACATCGATACCTTGCCATTTCTGACCATTCCATTCCAACAATTTACGTTTGCTGTCCCATGGTTTTCCTTGCAGGTCGGCAGACGCGCGATTGTAGAGAATGCGGCGGTTTTGCGGCCAGCACCATGACCAGTTCGGCGTACAGCCCAGCCCTGCATCGGCGTTGTCGCGTCTATCCATTTGGTTACCGGCTTCCGTCCAGCTACCGGCATAGATCCAGCAGAAGCTGGATGTAGAACCGTCATCGCGTAGCTGTGAGAAGTCCGCAACCTGCTGACCTTTCTTCAGGATCAACTTACCGCTGTCATCGTAGATATCGGCCAGTGCCATACCGTTGGCCTCGCGGGCGACTTCTTCCGGCGTTGGGTCTTCTGGGTCTTTATAGTTCCAGTTAATATTCATCAACGGATCGGGGTAAGCGCCGCTTTCTTCGCGATACAACTCGCGTAGACGCATTAGCAGTTTACCGAGGATTTTACCGTCGTGATGGGCTTCTCCTGGTGGCTCAGCCGCTGCCCAGTGCCATTGCAACCAACGCCCTGAGTTAGCAATGGAGCCATTCTCTTCGGCAAAGCAGGAAGAAGGCAGGCGGAAGACCTCCGTTTGAATGGCTTTTGTATCCACATCATTGAATTCGCCATGGTTCTGCCAAAACGTAGAGGTTTCCGTGATCAGTGGATCGATGATGACCATGTACTTAAGCTTGGAGAGCGCTTCGGTAGCTTTATTCTTGTTGGAAAACGCTGCCACGGGGTTAAAGCCCTGAACGATATAGCCGTTCATTTTGCCTTCGACCATTAGCTCGGTTTGCGCCATGATATCGTAGCTACGATCCCACTTCGGCAACCAGTCATAGCCCCAGTTATTCGACGCCTGTGCGTTATCGCCGTAGAAGCTCTTCATCATACTGATAAAGAATTTTGGCGTGTTTTTCCAAAAGTTAACCTGATCGGGCAGCAGTGCCGTCGGCGTGATCTGCCCCAGATAGGTTTTCAGGTCTGGCTGTTTTTCTGACGGCAATGGCATGTATCCCGGCAGATTTAACGACAGCAGACCCAGATCGGTATAGCCCTGAATGTTAGAGTGGCCGCGCAGAGCATTGATACCGCCACCAGCCATACCGATGTTGCCAAGCAACAGTTGGATCATGGCGGCAGAGCGAATAATCTGCGCACCGTTGGTATGGTGTGTCCAGCCTAAGGCGTACATGAACGTTGCGGTTTTATTCGGCACACAGGTTTCTGCCAGCGTGCGGCAGATTGTTTCATAATCTTTGGCCGATGTGCCGCACAGGGATGTCACCATTTCCGGCGTATAGCGGGAAACGTGCTTTTTCAGCAGGTTCCACACGCAGCGTGGGTGAGATAGCGTGGTGTCGCGTTTGGCAAAGCCGGATTCATCAAGCTCATACTGCCAACTGGATTTGTCATATTGACGTTTTTGTTCGTCGTAGCCGCTGAACAACCCTTCGTCAAAGCTGAAATCTTCTCGCACGATCAGGCTAGCGCTGGTGTAAGACACCACGTACTCATGGTGAATTTTATCTTGCGTAATAAGATAGTTAACGATACCTAGCAGAAAGGCGGCGTCTGAACCTGCCCGAATGGGCGCATAGAGATCGGCAACGGCAGCAGAACGGTTAAAACGCGGATCGACAACAATCAGTTTCGCATTGTTGTGTGTTTTCGCTTCAACGGCCCATTTGAAGCCGACCGGATGCGCTTCTGCTGGGTTACCGCCCATCACGATAATGACGTTGGCGTTTTTGATATCAACCCAG
The window above is part of the Pectobacterium araliae genome. Proteins encoded here:
- the fdnG gene encoding formate dehydrogenase-N subunit alpha: MQLNRRGFFKVCAGGMAGTTLAVLGFTPTEAMASVRQYKLLRAKETRNNCTYCSVGCGVLMYSLGDGAKNAKPSIFHIEGDADHPVSRGSLCPKGAGLVDYIHSENRLLYPEYRAPGSDKWQRISWDDAIERIARLMKADRDANFQRTNAKGETVNRWLTTGMLCSSAASNETGLLDQKFTRSLGMVAIDCQARLCHGPTVAALAPTFGRGAMTNNWVDIKNANVIIVMGGNPAEAHPVGFKWAVEAKTHNNAKLIVVDPRFNRSAAVADLYAPIRAGSDAAFLLGIVNYLITQDKIHHEYVVSYTSASLIVREDFSFDEGLFSGYDEQKRQYDKSSWQYELDESGFAKRDTTLSHPRCVWNLLKKHVSRYTPEMVTSLCGTSAKDYETICRTLAETCVPNKTATFMYALGWTHHTNGAQIIRSAAMIQLLLGNIGMAGGGINALRGHSNIQGYTDLGLLSLNLPGYMPLPSEKQPDLKTYLGQITPTALLPDQVNFWKNTPKFFISMMKSFYGDNAQASNNWGYDWLPKWDRSYDIMAQTELMVEGKMNGYIVQGFNPVAAFSNKNKATEALSKLKYMVIIDPLITETSTFWQNHGEFNDVDTKAIQTEVFRLPSSCFAEENGSIANSGRWLQWHWAAAEPPGEAHHDGKILGKLLMRLRELYREESGAYPDPLMNINWNYKDPEDPTPEEVAREANGMALADIYDDSGKLILKKGQQVADFSQLRDDGSTSSFCWIYAGSWTEAGNQMDRRDNADAGLGCTPNWSWCWPQNRRILYNRASADLQGKPWDSKRKLLEWNGQKWQGIDVPDFAATVPPGKDTGPFIMLPEGLARLFSMDKLVDGPFPEHYEPIESPIGTNPLHPSVVSSPAARLFDRDAKTMGTAKDFPYVATTYSITELFRHWTKHARLNAIVQPEQFVEIGENLAKSKGIKAGDEIKISCQRGYIKAKAVVTKRIKTLEIAGHSVETVGIPCHWGYEGTTRKGFLANTLTPSVGDANSQTPEYKAFLVNVEKV